The Phycisphaerae bacterium genome has a segment encoding these proteins:
- the rplE gene encoding 50S ribosomal protein L5, translating into MARLMERYRKEIVTRLQEELGLNNVMAVPRLTKVIVSMGTGSPATDKTRNDVAVADLTQITGQKPQVTRAHKAVSNFKTRQDMPIGCRVTLRGQRMYEFVDRLINTAIPRFRDFRGLNPRSFDGRGNYTMGVADQSVFPEIDLSKITMTQGMNITFVTTAENDQAARALLRELGMPFRRTEAQAN; encoded by the coding sequence ATGGCCAGGTTGATGGAACGATATCGCAAGGAAATTGTGACCCGGCTGCAGGAGGAGCTCGGCCTGAACAACGTCATGGCTGTTCCCCGCCTCACCAAGGTCATCGTGTCGATGGGAACGGGCTCTCCCGCGACGGACAAGACGCGTAACGATGTGGCCGTGGCGGACTTGACGCAGATTACCGGTCAGAAGCCGCAGGTAACTCGGGCCCACAAGGCCGTGTCGAACTTCAAGACGCGACAGGACATGCCCATCGGATGCCGGGTGACGCTCCGCGGGCAGCGGATGTACGAGTTCGTGGACCGGCTCATCAACACGGCGATTCCCCGTTTCCGCGACTTTCGCGGACTGAATCCGCGGAGCTTCGACGGTCGCGGGAACTATACCATGGGTGTGGCGGATCAGTCGGTGTTTCCGGAGATCGATCTCTCCAAGATCACCATGACCCAGGGTATGAACATTACGTTTGTTACAACGGCGGAGAATGACCAGGCTGCTCGGGCGCTGTTGCGCGAGCTGGGCATGCCGTTTCGCAGGACGGAAGCGCAGGCGAACTGA
- the rplX gene encoding 50S ribosomal protein L24, whose protein sequence is MAAHIRKNDTVEVISGDHRGRRGKVLRVDRQRGLVVVEGVNMVYRHVRPTRRSPQGGRLQKEAPIHVSNVLPLDSGAGKGRRVRFETVRDDQGRVRSKKRVTVSGQTLHSLTRSESAGGAARK, encoded by the coding sequence ATGGCCGCCCATATTCGAAAGAACGACACTGTCGAGGTCATCAGCGGCGATCATCGCGGTCGGCGGGGCAAAGTGCTTCGCGTGGACCGCCAGCGCGGGCTTGTGGTCGTGGAAGGCGTGAATATGGTCTATCGGCACGTCCGTCCGACGCGTCGCAGCCCCCAAGGCGGACGGCTCCAGAAGGAGGCGCCGATCCACGTGTCCAACGTACTTCCGCTGGACAGCGGGGCCGGCAAGGGGCGGCGGGTTCGCTTTGAAACCGTGCGGGATGATCAGGGGCGCGTGCGCTCGAAGAAACGCGTTACGGTTTCCGGACAGACATTGCATTCACTGACACGGTCGGAGTCCGCGGGCGGCGCGGCAAGGAAGTAG
- the rplN gene encoding 50S ribosomal protein L14 yields the protein MIQMQTMVDVADNTGAKAAMVFNVYKGSTSKHGKYRLKTAKIGDIVLVAVKKSLPNSDFSGGSSRKDRSKRRKARAVVVRMRAPTRRPDGSYVRFDSNAVVLIDEKGEPRGTRIFGPVARELREKNFMKIISLAEEVV from the coding sequence ATGATTCAAATGCAGACCATGGTGGATGTGGCGGATAACACCGGTGCCAAAGCGGCGATGGTGTTTAACGTATACAAGGGCAGTACATCCAAACATGGGAAATACCGCCTGAAGACGGCCAAGATCGGGGACATCGTTCTGGTCGCGGTGAAAAAGTCGCTTCCCAACAGCGATTTTTCCGGCGGCAGTAGTCGGAAGGATCGTTCGAAGCGGCGAAAGGCCCGGGCCGTCGTCGTCAGGATGCGGGCGCCCACGCGTCGTCCCGACGGGAGTTACGTGCGGTTCGACAGCAACGCCGTCGTGTTGATCGACGAGAAGGGTGAGCCGCGGGGCACGCGCATTTTCGGTCCGGTCGCCCGTGAACTTCGCGAGAAGAACTTCATGAAGATCATCTCGCTGGCGGAGGAAGTCGTCTGA
- the rpsQ gene encoding 30S ribosomal protein S17 — protein sequence MTATATVEATTERGKRDRRICTVVARSGDKTIRARFEFLSRHRKYGKFLRRSTMLHAHDEKNEASVGDLVELAECRRYSKMKSWRLVRIVRSDAQPGA from the coding sequence ATGACGGCAACGGCGACGGTAGAAGCCACGACGGAGCGCGGGAAGCGTGATCGGCGCATCTGTACGGTGGTCGCACGCAGCGGAGACAAGACGATTCGTGCTCGGTTCGAGTTTCTCTCTCGTCACAGGAAGTACGGCAAGTTTCTGCGCCGCTCGACCATGCTGCACGCACACGACGAGAAGAACGAGGCATCGGTCGGCGACCTGGTCGAACTGGCGGAATGCCGGCGGTATTCGAAGATGAAGTCGTGGCGCCTCGTGCGGATCGTGCGAAGCGATGCACAACCCGGCGCGTGA
- the rpmC gene encoding 50S ribosomal protein L29, giving the protein MKIAEIREMKSEELHVELEQLRRHAFDLRSQAVTEKLENPHQLTAAKRSIARILTVLRERGERDIEQRQRRLEAEAARRRRG; this is encoded by the coding sequence ATGAAGATTGCGGAAATCAGGGAAATGAAGTCCGAGGAGCTGCATGTCGAGTTGGAGCAGCTTCGGCGGCACGCTTTCGACCTGCGTTCCCAGGCCGTGACGGAGAAGCTGGAGAATCCGCATCAGCTTACCGCGGCCAAGCGCTCCATTGCGCGAATCCTGACAGTTCTGCGGGAGCGAGGCGAACGTGATATCGAACAGCGCCAGCGCAGACTGGAAGCCGAAGCGGCCCGGCGCCGGCGCGGCTAA